One window of Pocillopora verrucosa isolate sample1 chromosome 9, ASM3666991v2, whole genome shotgun sequence genomic DNA carries:
- the LOC131783844 gene encoding profilin-4-like isoform X1, producing the protein MNQLQSLLHDSLIATGHVEHCAIIRRKDTSLRASTVGFSPSLDNIHALVHSFTNSAHARKEGLKFQDTIYECVRADRFSVYAKHENNGIILVRTATLLLVGTYTPEMSPSICVEAVEKLADYFREKGK; encoded by the exons ATGAATCAGCTTCAAAGCCTTCTTCATGATTCTTTGATAGCAACGGGTCACGTTGAACATTGTGCTATAATTCGACGAAAGGACACTTCTCTCCGAGCCAGCACTGTCGGCTTTTCG cCATCTTTGGACAATATACATGCATTGGTTCATTCCTTTACAAACAGTGCTCACGCCAGAAAGGAGGGCCTTAAATTCCAGGACACAATTTATGAATGTGTCAGGGCTGATAGATTCTCTGTTTATGCAAAACAC gaaaacaatggAATAATCTTGGTGCGTACAGCTACTTTGCTGTTGGTGGGCACATATACACCAGAAATGAGTCCAAGTATTTGTGTTGAGGCAGTTGAAAAACTAG CAGACTATTTCAGGGAAAAAGGGAAGTGA
- the LOC131783844 gene encoding profilin-4-like isoform X2 has product MNQLQSLLHDSLIATGHVEHCAIIRRKDTSLRASTVGFSPSLDNIHALVHSFTNSAHARKEGLKFQDTIYECVRADRFSVYAKHENNGIILVRTATLLLVGTYTPEMSPSICVEAVEKLDYFREKGK; this is encoded by the exons ATGAATCAGCTTCAAAGCCTTCTTCATGATTCTTTGATAGCAACGGGTCACGTTGAACATTGTGCTATAATTCGACGAAAGGACACTTCTCTCCGAGCCAGCACTGTCGGCTTTTCG cCATCTTTGGACAATATACATGCATTGGTTCATTCCTTTACAAACAGTGCTCACGCCAGAAAGGAGGGCCTTAAATTCCAGGACACAATTTATGAATGTGTCAGGGCTGATAGATTCTCTGTTTATGCAAAACAC gaaaacaatggAATAATCTTGGTGCGTACAGCTACTTTGCTGTTGGTGGGCACATATACACCAGAAATGAGTCCAAGTATTTGTGTTGAGGCAGTTGAAAAACTAG ACTATTTCAGGGAAAAAGGGAAGTGA
- the LOC131783857 gene encoding protein FAM228B yields the protein MMSRPKRPVNGRISVHTHDIVDELLDDNGKHELSKDNHRRAVSASSVERPKPFGTYSEVRASSAKSACPSDHSFRIQTWLNEKSVRNIQERTDFESRATKNMYTTLLDNENTFVKNVDSFIDQKEALDRRKKQMLFKKWSERVYSPVKEKIDEEMNGPNYRHLDRRKRNIYKKYLDYSNKKGVVFLDVMSPEEYNPLVLNANRPAPLKAITQKLDDPLLSQGTTRLEEDRTMVRCITGDTMSDKQLEEIHLPSAPLVPLGRHGTECNTWLRMQLHDIDSGVRRRSGLRMKGIYNDSDIDHEEWSKLERNPETIDVELRSQKRRLFREKHATTLQFDWPELPSISKNTTYHPRIPNVLPLGTSFEYYPELSASY from the exons ATGATGTCTCGACCAAAACGACCCGTTAACGGCCGTATTTCTGTTCACACTCACGATATTGTGGACGAGCTATTGGACGACAATGGCAAACATGAACTCTCCAAG GATAATCATAGACGAGCAGTGTCGGCGTCGTCAGTCGAGAGACCAAAACCTTTTGGAACGTACTCGGAAGTAAGAGCTTCCAGTGCCAAGTCAGCCTGTCCTTCGGACCATTCTTTCAGAATTCAGACCTGGTTGAATGAAAAATCCGTTCGAAATATTCAG GAAAGGACCGACTTTGAGTCACGAGCCACTAAAAATATGTACACGACGCTCCTTGATAACGAGAATACTTTTGTAAAG AATGTTGACAGTTTTATTGACCAGAAAGAAGCCCttgacagaagaaagaaacaaatgctTTTCAAGAAATGGAGTGAGCGAGTGTACAGTCCTGTCAAG GAAAAAATAGATGAAGAAATGAATGGCCCAAACTACAGACACTTGGATagaagaaaaaggaatatttaCAAGAAATATCTCGATTATAGTAACAAAAAG GGTGTAGTATTCCTAGATGTGATGTCTCCTGAGGAATACAATCCACTAGTTCTTAATGCCAACCGGCCTGCACCACTTAAG GCAATAACACAGAAACTAGATGATCCTCTATTATCTCAAGGAACAACAAGATTGGAGGAAGATCGCACAATGGTGAGGTGCATCACAGGAGATACAATGAGTGACAAACAACTAGAAGAGATCCACCTCCCTTCAGCCCCACTGGTGCCTCTGGGTCGGCATGGCACTGAGTGTAACACTTGGCTAAGAATGCAATTACATGATATCGACAGTGGTGTTAGGAGAAGAAGCGG GCTTCGTATGAAAGGAATCTACAATGACTCAGACATTGACCATGAAGAGTGGAGTAAGCTAGAAAGGAATCCTGAAACTATTGATGTTGAATTAAGATCCCAGAAGAGACGGCTGTTTAGAGAAAAACACGCCACAACACTTCAGTTTGACTGGCCTGAGCTGCCTTCCATCAGTAAAAATACCACATACCATCCACGCATACCCAATGTCTTGCCGCTGGGCACTAGTTTTGAATATTATCCAGAGCTTAGTGCATCATATTAA
- the LOC131783832 gene encoding U7 snRNA-associated Sm-like protein LSm10 → MAGGRERAVAERSLVCLLQAVEGHRTIVELRNESSAEGLIENVDGFMNVRMSDVKFTKGNGGDVVDFPTMFIHGRQIRYVQIPDYIDMRKAIEEQLAKIGRTRKPPPRRMKKARGKT, encoded by the coding sequence ATGGCGGGTGGTCGAGAGAGAGCTGTGGCAGAAAGAAGCCTCGTTTGTTTGTTGCAAGCTGTGGAAGGTCATAGGACCATTGTGGAATTACGAAACGAGTCATCGGCTGAAGGACTGATTGAAAATGTTGATGGTTTTATGAATGTCAGAATGTCAGATGTCAAGTTTACTAAAGGAAACGGTGGTGATGTAGTGGACTTTCCGACTATGTTTATTCATGGAAGACAGATTCGATATGTTCAGATACCTGATTACATCGATATGAGGAAAGCCATCGAAGAACAGTTGGCCAAAATAGGAAGGACGAGGAAACCTCCCCCCAGAAGAATGAAAAAGGCGAGAGGAAAAACGTGA
- the LOC131783810 gene encoding uncharacterized protein encodes MIKGEFALKEELRGLEEKMFEKMDAEHRSLKQSHRGSLSLEASHHHLIEYVELLKQATFMNLDIKEWVIENDLLVNRLKEDGSKASVQNVLESFTSLLERVQGLPPDTAFICYEQAVVYNLCHLLLQDQMNVSIGGIHKSAAILHQSICRGLAAFRIEPCHQGEEDFSNIHLFGPANIECTIDSLLPALFKELIKRSIGCGPFVLSCCLLAFQWLIDEKVNQAVKLLYLMQSQLKLVDSNMNFTDEVPADRLPVCLFILEHSSSISNSIITSSTHSTKDLTDIQSLLSVVTSLLAFALFANKEYEKALEILRGKENTHDVGFHDLYLKGYILYEQNQVDSALTCFQECLSISQEQNRAATLNMLGCCCAVKGKHHTAVAKFKDALEHDFQQLEALFNISLQYQKMDKFEAQIKALELLKEVIKARGSEPQTCQHLVVSPRDHSREHSKGNLDVELSVPPRFSLGSSKSSARMSKEWVTYILAKRYSELGRFEEAATNFLELLVNIVEVRTSNFRPNVQNLPSPTELYKKCAFALSKAGRHEDAVTICDKVLTSIEHGEPTEQGHNDEIRANDKAPKKRLRSDDGEDYLSTFNSEAVSDNVQMLMLKAESLVHLQKPLEALQSLNRVLVALEDVQLVKNQERIQGHKDNDGQQRKRRKLDCGDNVSCEEQSETDNSRRPARVKVQAYDQKASILDELGQTHDALHQLHLSLECLAEHPETVYKHTRLLLKLGSNKEAAHNWLQFRGVLLHSHKGDLDSLWKVLRSSTTKFLESDVSNEQVRELDELTLNWLSENKEQNAFYPHARV; translated from the exons ATGAtcaaaggagaatttgctttGAAAGAAGAGCTCAGAGGATTAGAGGAGAAGATGTTCGAAAAAATGGACGCTGAGCATCGG AGCTTAAAACAGTCACATAGAGGTAGCCTTTCTCTCGAAGCTTCACATCACCATCTCATAGAGTATGTGGAACTTTTAAAACAAG cAACTTTTATGAACCTTGACATAAAGGAGTGGGTAATTGAAAATGACCTTCTTGTGAATCGCTTAAAA GAGGATGGCAGTAAAGCATCAGTTCAGAATGTTCTGGAGAGTTTCACCTCTCTGTTGGAAAGAGTCCAAG GCCTTCCACCAGATACGGCATTCATTTGCTATGAACAAGCAGTTGTGTATAATTTGTGCCACTTGCTGTTACAAGACCAGATGAATGTGAGCATTGGAGGTATTCACAAAAGTGCTGCCATACTCCACCAAAGCATCTGTAGAG GACTTGCAGCATTCAGAATAGAACCTTGTCACCAAGGGGAAGAGGACTTTAGCAACATACATCTTTTTGGTCCAGCAAACATTGAGTGTACTATAGACTCACTTCTACCAGCATTGTTTAAGGAATTGATCAAGAGATCTATTGGGTGTGGCCCCTTTGTGTTGAGTTGCTGCCTTTTAGCATTTCAGTGGCTAATTGATGAGAAAG TGAACCAGGCTGTAAAACTTCTTTACCTGATGCAAAGTCAGTTGAAACTTGTGGATTCAAACATGAATTTTACTGATGAG GTACCTGCTGATCGGCTTCCTGTATGCCTCTTCATTTTAGAACACAGCTCATCAATTTCTAATAGTATAATCACTTCCTCTACCCACTCAACCAAAGACTTGACAG ATATACAGAGTCTGTTGTCGGTGGTGACAAGTCTGTTGGCATTTGCCCTCTTTGCAAATAAGGAATACGAAAAGGCACTGGAAATACTGAGGGGCAAAGAAAATACTCATGATGTTGGTTTTCATGATCTCTATCTCAAAG GATACATTCtctatgaacaaaatcaagTGGACAGTGCACTGACATGCTTTCAGGAGTGTTTATCCATCTCACAAGAACAGAACAGAGCTGCGACTTTGAATATGCTAGGGTGCTGCTGTGCAGTCAAG GGTAAACATCACACTGCGGTAGCGAAGTTCAAGGATGCCCTGGAACATGATTTCCAGCAGCTGGAGGCTCTTTTTAACATTTCTCTTCAATATCAAAAGATGGACAAGTTTGAAGCGCAAATAAAAGCTCTTGAACTTTTAAAAGAG gTTATCAAGGCTAGAGGGAGTGAGCCACAGACTTGCCAACACCTTGTAGTAAGTCCTCGAGATCACAGCAGAGAACACAGTAAAGGTAACCTAG ATGTGGAATTATCCGTTCCTCCAAGATTTTCCTTGGGCAGTTCGAAGTCAAGTGCTCGCATGTCAAAAGAATGGGTTACTTACATACTAGCGAAAAGATATTCAGAATTAGGAAG GTTCGAGGAAGCAGCGACGAACTTTCTGGAGTTGCTGGTCAATATTGTAGAAGTGCGCACCTCCAACTTT CGGCCGAACGTCCAAAATCTCCCCAGTCCTACCGAGTTGTATAAAAAATGTGCATTTGCGCTGTCTAAAGCTGGGAGACATGAAGACGCGGTGACAATTTGTGATAAAGTTCTTACTTCTATCGAGCATGGAGAACCTACTGAACAAG GTCACAACGATGAAATAAGAGCCAACGATAAAGCTCCAAAGAAAAGGCTGCGATCAGATGACGGGGAAGATTATTTGAGCACCTTCAATAGCGAAGCGGTGTCTGACAACGTACAAATGCTTATGCTGAAAGCAGAGTCATTGGTTCATCTTCAAAAACCACTAGAGGCCTTGCAGTCTCTCAACAG GGTACTGGTCGCACTGGAAGATGTCCAGTTAgtaaaaaatcaagaaagaatCCAAGGCCACAAGGATAATGATGGACAACAGAGGAAAAGGAGAAAGCTCGACTGCG GAGACAATGTTTCGTGCGAGGAGCAAAGCGAAACTGACAACTCAAGAAGGCCTGCTAGAGTAAAG gtCCAAGCGTACGATCAGAAGGCTTCTATTCTAGATGAACTGGGTCAGACCCATGATGCCTTGCATCAGTTGCATCTCAGTTTAGAGTGTTTAGCAG AACATCCTGAGACAGTTTATAAGCATACGCGGTTGCTCCTGAAGCTTGGTTCAAACAAAGAAGCAGCACACAACTGGCTTCAATTCCGAGGTGTCCTTCTTCACTCGCACAAAGGGGACCTGGATTCCCTTTGGAAAGTACTCCG ctcatCAACAACAAAGTTTCTGGAAAGTGACGTTAGCAACGAGCAAGTCCGAGAACTAGACGAGTTGACCTTGAATTGGTTGAGCGAGAATAAAGAGCAAAATGCGTTTTATCCACATGCCAGGGTTTAA
- the LOC131783859 gene encoding poly(A) RNA polymerase GLD2-A-like, giving the protein MASFNFSSRDDHYHQLSAQIQQKFQDNRQTSEVFDRKNRWRKEIEDLVKTLYPSCRLVLSGSSANGFGSIHSDIDLVLCFEGAAMTGPSMLRRIESLFASNRRRFQTEVIPNARVPIIKLKDREKSFETDISVENWTSVRNAFVLKCYSECDTRVRPLVMVIKLWAQRAGITDAKLKRLAGFAVVLLVIHYLQAGCSPAVVPALQQMFPAVFQASNSVIIDKLTSDIPAEIQAFSSDNKQSLGELLVGFFQYFSTFNWSRTMSIRSGNTRPTSTYDKIWRGPYIRLEDPSDGGNVTRSVYDSYEFSRIKSAFSSALSKLRSNPSLEEIL; this is encoded by the exons ATGGCTAGTTTCAACTTCAGCTCGAGAGATGATCATTATCATCAACTAAGCGCACAAATTCAGCAAAAGTTTCAGGATAATCGTCAAACGAGTGAAGTATTTGATCGGAAGAATCGATGGAGAAAGGAAATTGAAGACTTAGTGAAGACCCTTTACCCGTCATGTCGACTCGTTCTTTCCGGCTCGTCCGCAAACGGGTTTGGCAGCATTCATAGTGATATCGACCTGGTTTTGTGCTTTGAAGGGGCAGCAATGACTGGACCTTCCATGTTGAGGAGAATAGAGTCGCTTTTTGCGAGTAACCGTCGTCGTTTTCAAACAGAG GTGATTCCAAACGCACGAGTTCCTATCATCAAGCTCAAAGATAGGGAGAAATCATTTGAAACTGATATCAGTGTGGAAAATTGGACCAGCGTGAGAAACGCCTTCGTTCTAAAATGTTACTCCGAGTGTGACACAAGGGTGAGACCGCTGGTCATGGTCATCAAACTGTGGGCTCAACGGGCAGGAATCACCGATGCAAAACTCAAAAGACTTGCAG GTTTCGCCGTGGTTCTTTTGGTAATCCATTATCTTCAAGCAGGATGCTCCCCTGCTGTTGTGCCTGCCTTGCAACAAATGTTCCCTGCGGTCTTCCAAGCTTCTAACAGTGTGATCATCGACAAGCTTACCTCAGATATTCCTGCTGAAATTCAAGCCTTCAGTTCCGATAACAAGCAGAGTCTTGGCGAGCTTCTGGTTGGCTTCTTCCAGTACTTCTCCACCTTTAACTGGAGTAGAACCATGTCGATTCGTTCTGGAAATACCCGACCGACTTCGACGTACGACAAGATATGGCGGGGACCTTACATTCGCCTGGAAGATCCCTCAGATGGGGGTAACGTCACCAGATCCGTGTATGATTCCTACGAGTTCTCACGCATAAAGAGTGCGTTCAGTAGCGCTCTCTCGAAGTTAAGAAGCAATCCGTCTTTGGAAGAAATCTTGTAG